CCTAAGTCTATGATAAGATGTCCTTAAGCATACATGAATGAAAGGGAAAACAAAATCGAGAAGTCTAAGTGGTTTACATCTTTTATACATGTCAATTTATCATTTGACAAATAGGTTTTCTTTAAATTACACTTTATCTGCAtgtatgtacttactaagctcccatgcttaccctcatttcttttctttccttttagtACCACCAATCTAGCGTTGGGGATCCAATGACATCAgaagcttcgatcacactatcactcaagaccttggtatagctagtttaattgTTTCGTTTACTGGCGTGTATAGGGATTCGAGTCTTTTGTTTAGCATTTTGTCAAGtagccataatgtgttggctcatatgtgATTTGTGATTCTCATTTTGTATAGGCCGTGGATGTTGGCTAATGCTAATTATTATTCAATGCAATGATACAAATTTCTGATGGTTATGGCTGTTTTGGTTATGCTTGTTATGTTGGTATTGAACTTGGTTGATCTTATTTAAATAGGTGtttgtaagggtggcaaagaggcttagTATATatccttattttgtccacactggtaggtacacgggcttgtgtctaggccgtgtgtgacccACGGTctgtcacatgggcatgtgaattGGCCGTGCTTcccttgcacgtaaaaatttcaagtcagtatgcatgatagtaaacccacgggtagagacacgaccgtgtgtctcagccgtgtgaagggcacggcctagcacacgggcatgtgccttggttgTGTGGCCCATAAGGATTactgatgtcagaaatagaatgtccaggtttttacacacgagctaggacacgaaCGTGTTATGACCGTGTgcaggacacgggccagggagacgggcgtgtgccaggctgtgtgaaaacccttgtaagtatacatttagaattaattccatatgggtaaaggacacgggcatgtccttgttTTGCTTAGGCTATGcgatccacacgggcatgtgcccaaAGGTTAAGTGTTATTTTTTAGAGTTTGTTTGAGCACTTGAATTGATTCCGAATTGGTTCCTATGATTGTTTTGAGTCTCGTAAGTCCTAATTAATGAGTTTATAATAGAATTGAAAGGGTTTTAAAATTGactatgttttggtgttatgaaaatttttatatgtaaaagtttaagttaggtaacacCTCATATTCTGACCCGGCATGAGGCacaggtgtggggtgttacatttagtggtatcagagctatggtttagtcagttctcagactaatGTAGCATTTGTACGagtgtagctatacatgccagaaataaattttaatagtgtgacgactcctgaccttttaaactatgttttcatatagtagtGGATCCTGATCAAACTTTGgtggatgatgtagaaagtaacgcgctAGCTCCCGTCGAAGGGGCGATGCCATCCGATAATTGACCTCCCACGGttagtcaaggaggaggagaaggggcacGGGAGGCCTTTCTCTACATGATAAATGAGTACTACATGGAGTTCATCCGAGCGAACCCTAATGCTCAAccacctccacccccacctatcccTCAATCTGTACCAGTAGTACCCCAGGGTATGGACCTTGAGAGGTAGAATAGACCTCCAGTGGATAAGATCCAGAAGCATGGAGTCGTGGAATTCTGTGCTAATAAAGATGATGACCCTGAAAGGGCTGGCTtgaaaataccatcagggtacCCGATGATTTATCATGCACCTCCaaagaatgtttgaagtgtgccatatctttgttaaGGGACTCGGCGTACTACTGGTGGAAGACGTTAGTCTCAGTGGTGCCTCACGAAATGGTCACATGAGAATTTTTCCAAGAGGAATTttagaagaaatacatcagtgagaTATTTATGGAccaaaagcgtaaagaatttctcgaCTTGAAATAGGGTCGCATGACGAttgctgaatatgaaagagagttcgtcTGACTCAGTAAGTACAATCGAGAGTGTGTATCCTCTAAGGCTAAGATGTGTAGAAGATTCGAAGACAGACTTAATGAGGACATTAGACTGTTGGTGGGTgtccttgagttgaaagagtttgtagtacttgttgattGGGCCTATAAATTCGAGGAATTAatcaaggaaaagaagaaaatcgAAGCAAAAACTAGAGATGCAAAGAAGAGACATGCGAGCAAATCATGCCCATTACAATCTAAGAAATCCAGAGATGCCAACTCTCACTCTCATGCATCAACCAGATGTTCATACTGAGATCGTAAGAAGCAAGATTCAGATTTTAAGTCTCGGGCTACATCAGTGGCCAACGTAGGCAATGTTAGATCTTCCAAACCAGAATGCCAACATTGTGCTTGAAATCATTTCAGCAAATGTAGGATGAATGATGGATCTTGTTTTTGGtatggttctcaagaccactttatcaaagattgcctcGAGATGACTGACAAAGAGAAGTTTCAAGGTACAAGACCAAGCGGCACAAATTCTAAAGGAATGCTTCAGAAGAATGTTGGAACTGAGACTAGCAGCAAGAATGTGACGAGAGACACCACCGTAAGGTTTAAAGCTAGGGCTCTGGCTAAAACCTATGCTATATGTGTATGTGAATATGCATCCTCTCTTGATGtgatcaccggtacattttctctctatgataataCTATTATTGCTtcgattgaccctggttctacttatTCATACGTGTCCATGAAGTTGGTTTCTAGCAcgaatatgcctgttgagtctacggagtttatgattaaagtgttgAACCTATTAGGCAAACATGTGAtagtcgataaagtatgtaagaaatgtcctttggtAGTTAAAGGTCATtgctttccggctgatttgatgatgttaccatttgatgaatttgatgtcattttgggtatggactggttgacattccatgatgctgtagtaaattgtagacaaaaggctATTAAATTCAAATGTAAAAACATTGAAACCCTttgggttgaatcaggtgaaccgGGGAACTTGCCTATTGTGATATCTTTAATGTTTGCCCAAAAATGTTTGAGGAAAGgctgtgaagcttatttggcttttgtaatgAATACAAAGGAATCAAAATTAAAGGTTGAGTCAGTGCTGGTTGTAAGTGAATATGTGGATGTATTCCCGGATGAATTGTCTAAGTTACcccctattagagaagttgaatttggcatagTGCTAATACCAGGGACCACGCCTATTTTGATTTCTCTATATCAAATGACCCCGATTGAGTTGAAAGAACTAAAGtcatagttgcaagaattgaccaacAAGGGTTTCGTGAGACCAAGCTTTTaaccgtggggtgctccggtattatttgtgaaaaagaaagatggatctatgaggttgtgtatagattactGGTAGTCAAATAAGAGCACGATCAAGAAAAAATACCCGTTACCacgaattgatgacttgtttgaccaactgaagggagcagcatggttttctaagatagatttgagatctagctactatcaactacgagttaaagaagcagatgtgcctaaaactacttttaggacgcggtatggtcactatgagtttctcgTCATGCCTTTCAGCTTAACAAATGCCCccgctgtgtttatggatttattgaaTAGAGTATTTCAACCATATCTAGATAAGTTCGTAGTTGTATTCATCGATGACATCCTAATCTACTCTAGAGACGAGGTAGAACATactgaacacttgagaaccattttACAGACTCTGAGGGACAatcaattgtatgctaaatttagcaaaagtgagttttggcttcgagaagtcagctTTTTGGGCCATATTGTCTCGAGTGATGGTATTAAGGTTGATCCCGGTAAGGTTTCTACTAgtgttgaatggaaaccgccaAGTAATGTGaccgaagttagaagcttttaGGGCTAGCCAGTTATTACAGGCGATTTGTAAATGACTTCTCTTTGATTGCGACTGCAATGAAATAGTTGCTGCAAAAAggagttaagtttgaatggtagAATAAGTGTCAGTAGAGTTTCAAGAAGTTGAAGATGTAGTTGACTGaggctccagtgctagtacagccTGAATCTAGAAAAGAGTTCATGATTTACAGTGATTCTTCTCTAAATGGGTTGGGAtgcgtacttatgcaagaaggaaaagttgtagcctatgcctgaagacaattgaaacctcatgagaagaactatccaacacatgacctCGAGTTGGCAGCCAGAGTGTTTgctctgaagatttggagacattatttgtttggGGAAATATGTCACGTAtacaccgatcataaaagtcttaagtacctAATGACCCAGAAGGATTTAAATCTGATACAAAAGAGATGGCtggaattattaaaagattattagTTGATTATAGATTaccatccaggaaaagcgaacgtggtcgccgatgcattaagtaggaaatcattgtttgctttgagagtaaTGAACGCCCGATTAACCTTGTCAGAGGATGGTTCAGTTCTAGCAGAGTTAAAGGTAGACCAACATTTCTTCAAGATATTTGCGAGGTTCAGAAAAACGACAGTGAACTACTATCCAAGAAAACCCAGTGTGAATCGGATGCTGGATCGGATTTttagattggttctgatggttgcttgagaTTTCGAGAaaggatttgtgttcctaaggACACCGAGTTGATTCGGAAAATTTTagatgaggcacatagtggttgtctATCAGTACACCCcgggagtatgaaaatgtacaatgatctaaagaaaatgtattggtggtcggggatgaaaagagatatttcgaAATTCATATCCaaatgcttagtatgtcagcaagtgatgGTCGAGCACCAAGTAACTTCGGGTTTACTTTAGCCTATCATGGtcccagagtggaagtgggatcgaattactatggacttcgtAATGGGTTTTCCAGTAAccccgaggaagaaagatgctgtatgggttgtggttgatcgacTGACAaggtcggctcattttattccggtacgcaCGGATTATGCACTCAATAAGCTAGCAGAgctatatatttttgaaattgtgaaattatgcGGAGTACCTTTTTCGATCATATCGGAtaaagatccgaggttcacatcacgGTTTTGGAGAAAGCTCCAAGAAgatttgggtacaaagttgaattttagtacgatTTTCCACCTACAGACCGATGgccaatcagagagagtaattcagaccttagaagacatgctccgatgttgtgtattggaatttcaggGCAGTTGGGAAAGTTATTTACCGCTGGtggagtttgcttataacaacagcttTCAGTcgagtttaaagatggcaccttatgaggcgtTGTATAGGTGTAAGTGCCGAACGcatttgtattggaccgagcttagagtgtagtttgcttacaacaacagCTTTCAGTcgagtttaaagatggcaccttatgaggcgtTGTATAGGCGTAAGTGCCGAACGCATTTGTATTATACCAAGCTTAGAGAAAATTATATTCACGAGGTCGATTTAGTCAAGGAGACCAAAGAAAAAGTTAATGTGATTCGTGATTGTTTAAAGGCcgcttcggatagacaaaaatcctacccggatttgaaacaaaaagagatCAACTTTCAAGTCGGTGgtaaggtatttctaaaagtatcccTATGGAGGAAGGTTCttagatttggtaaaaagggtaaACTGAGTCTGCATTTTATCGGACCTTATGAAGTGATCAAGAGAGTCGAGCCAGTAGCTTATCGATTAGCCTGACCATCGAaattggaaaagatccatgacgtattccatgtgtccat
This window of the Gossypium hirsutum isolate 1008001.06 chromosome A09, Gossypium_hirsutum_v2.1, whole genome shotgun sequence genome carries:
- the LOC107889972 gene encoding uncharacterized protein: MNDGSCFWYGSQDHFIKDCLEMTDKEKFQGTRPSGTNSKGMLQKNVGTETSSKNVTRDTTVRFKARALAKTYAICVCEYASSLDVITGTFSLYDNTIIASIDPGSTYSYVSMKLVSSTNMPVESTEFMIKVLNLLGKHVIVDKVCEPGNLPIVISLMFAQKCLRKGCEAYLAFVMNTKESKLKVESVLVVSEYVDVFPDELSKLPPIREVEFGIVLIPGTTPILISLYQMTPIELKELKS